Below is a window of Marinobacter sp. MDS2 DNA.
CGAGAATATCCAGCTTGCCTTCATGTGCGCCCCGCCTTCCCGATGTTTGGATATGAGCAGCAGACAACTGGTATTGGCAATCAATGCGACGAATGCGATAGCCATCATCACCAGCGATTCAGGCTCATCTGATTCCCGAAGCAAGAGCATAAAACCGGGCGGGAATCGGGTCGATTTCCGCCTTAATGCCTACCCCGCCCCGTTCACCTCCGCCAGCAACGCCCTGGCCGCCAGCTTGCCAAACTCATTGGCCGCATCCGGGCTGTCGCCGGTGATCAGCTTACGGTCTTCGCAGCAGCTACCATTGGCTTTCTTGTTGATGATTTCCACGCCCTGCTCACGGAGCCGATCGCCGAAGTACCAGGGCATGGGGCCGGGCAGGTAGCCGAACTTGGGGGTGAGCTTGTCGAGGCTGTCCGGGAACACCGCCATTTTGTAACCGTGATAGGCGAAATCCTTGGGATCGCCGCCACGGTTTTCTGCCAGCAAGGCCGCAGGGCCGTGGCAGATGGTGAGCATGTGTTTGTCGTTGGCGTTGACCCAGCGGATCAGGGTTTGCAGGTCTTCACTCTCCGGCAGGCCCAACATGGCGCCGTGACCACCGGGGATAAACACCGCCAGGTAGTCGGCGTGATCTTCCAGGCCTGCGGCGACCAGGGCCTTTAGGGATTGAGGCTGTTCGAATTGAGGCTGGTAGCGTTGCAGGGCATCCGTGACCGCGTCGTCTTTCTCTGGCACCGCCCACCTTTCTATTTTTACCGGTGCGCCGGTAGGCGTGCAGACCTCGATCTGGAAGCCGGCTTTTTCCAGGTGCAGTAGCGGCACCATCATTTCTACCGGGTGATTGCCGGTGGAAAACTTCACGCCGTTTGCCATGGTCATGTAGCGTTCTTCGGTACAGACCATCAGCACCTTGGCCGTGCTGCCCTGAAGG
It encodes the following:
- the hchA gene encoding glyoxalase III HchA; this translates as MASGIKAMFGMAPKDDGRGGFTPSSVALKLATKSKTDYDHAEYPDALQGSTAKVLMVCTEERYMTMANGVKFSTGNHPVEMMVPLLHLEKAGFQIEVCTPTGAPVKIERWAVPEKDDAVTDALQRYQPQFEQPQSLKALVAAGLEDHADYLAVFIPGGHGAMLGLPESEDLQTLIRWVNANDKHMLTICHGPAALLAENRGGDPKDFAYHGYKMAVFPDSLDKLTPKFGYLPGPMPWYFGDRLREQGVEIINKKANGSCCEDRKLITGDSPDAANEFGKLAARALLAEVNGAG